A genomic window from Candidatus Dependentiae bacterium includes:
- a CDS encoding GNAT family N-acetyltransferase: protein MQRYTNLLFLFLLLIIKVKAMDEHLPFIKKCNFIEAQEKKSGSLMIKSSPSRQEHFTFKQVTLDDVPLLQKWFNEQHVSTWWPVPKENEDFFTDFLPRMRKENMPYIAILGNLPLGYIQLYPVDATETWLQSASLPSNTFGTDQFIAHSEYIGKGYGTRMLNDFICYLIAQDRSLSSFIVDPSPDNIGAIKSYEKVGFKSIGILEAPWGSALLMHLSLNY from the coding sequence ATGCAAAGATATACTAATTTATTATTTCTGTTTTTATTATTGATAATTAAAGTAAAAGCAATGGATGAGCATTTACCATTTATTAAAAAATGTAATTTTATAGAGGCTCAAGAAAAAAAATCCGGAAGTCTTATGATTAAATCATCTCCCTCTAGGCAAGAGCATTTTACTTTTAAACAAGTAACATTAGATGATGTACCCTTATTACAAAAATGGTTTAACGAGCAGCATGTAAGCACGTGGTGGCCAGTACCTAAAGAAAATGAAGACTTCTTTACTGATTTTTTACCTCGAATGCGTAAAGAAAATATGCCCTATATAGCTATACTTGGCAACCTGCCTTTAGGATATATTCAACTATATCCTGTAGATGCAACAGAAACATGGCTACAATCAGCATCATTACCTAGCAACACTTTTGGCACTGATCAGTTTATAGCTCATTCTGAGTATATAGGCAAGGGATACGGAACACGTATGCTTAACGACTTCATCTGCTATTTAATTGCTCAAGATAGGAGCTTAAGCAGCTTTATTGTAGATCCAAGCCCAGACAATATCGGTGCTATCAAATCTTATGAAAAAGTAGGCTTTAAAAGTATAGGTATACTAGAAGCACCTTGGGGTTCCGCTTTGCTTATGCACTTGTCTCTGAACTATTAA